gtcacgtgatatatgtttttggtggcgtagtgtggacggagatatgttcagagacgctaggtgaaaAGCTAGTGTGGACGCAagtcgtttttgatctaaaacgcactagtgtaaacggggccttagaaagCTACAGGTAGgtttgtttgattagtgttggagctagactcttcaggacaccggccctctagtaCCGAGAGTGCCCATCCCCTGTTTAACTCCTCAGGAGTACTGAAATGAAACTctttggccctccaggagcaGCACTGGAAACCTGTGGCATAGACaaaatgcttaatgtaattttaattaagtTACATCAAGTCCAGCATGTTACATGTTTTCCAATCTTTCATTATCACCTCGTTCTTTCCATTTGTTTCTCACTCATTTCCCTCTCATATCTGCCCTGTTCCAGCAGGATGTCTGAATCAGCATTGCCCGCTGTGACCAGGAGCAGTTTACCCACACGGGTGACCCGGGGAGCAGCCGCACAGGCCGGTGCCCTAGCTAAAGTCACCCAGGTCTCCAGGGTCCAGAGGGCCAAAGCCCGCACTGAGCGTCGCCACCTGGGACGCAATCGCATGCAGCGCCAAAACCGCGTGCGTGAGCAGGTCCAGCGGCGCGCAACCCACACCCGCAACTCCTTCCTGCACCAGCCGTGCCAGCGCAACATCTGCCACTGAGGCGTCAAAGTTTACATGGAGGGCATTATTACACATTTCCCAATGAAACCCCTATCTTCTCAGCTGTCTTTTAAAGTCCTCCTCTTGCATTTATcgtttgtttttttgtcaattaTCTTATTCAGTTTCCTGTTAATCAAGCTTGTCCTTGAGCACAAGCCCATTTATCTGTTTTAGGGGTTCCCAAACCTGCTCATAAAGGGCCACTGTCCTGCAAAGCTTTGCTCCTGCCTTAATTTCACACCTGTACCAGCTGATCAAGGTCTTAGGACTTACCACAAACTTGTAGACAATGGTGTGTTGGTGTTGGCTGGagatcaaatctgcaggacactgtcCCACCAGAAGCAGGATTGAGTACCGCTGATCGTTATCCTCTTCCTAATCTTATCTAACAGCTCACCACCAAGCACAATTACTCCGTTGAAGATCACCCATGTAGTTACCCAAATACTCATGCACCTCCTGTGTGTGTTTGAAACACCTAATTCAGTTTCCCAGTCTGGGAACATAGCTGAAAAGAACACATGTAAACGCTGCAGTGTTACAAACAACATCCCTctaaatcagtggtcaccaaacttgttcctggagggccggtgtcttgcagattttagctccaaccctaaccaaacacacctaaacaagctaatcaaggtcttactgggtatacttgaaacaccccggcagtgtgttgaggcaggttggagctaaaccctgcagggcaccggacctccaggaacgagtttggtgacccctgctctaaatgtaCGACACTTGAATTGGCGTTGTTCAATAACATGATTTGGTTTATTTTTCACAAAATGCGAAAAGAAAGAGCCAGTAACCGAATGCTTTATTGGAGCATTACTATATATTTGTAGCTAGTAAAATGGAAAgttgacttgaaaacaacaagaATGAGAAGTATGTGGATAAACGTGGGAGCAAGAACTTGAATAAAAATGCGTGAGAGTTTCCAGATGAAGACAAATCTAGAAGGGATATACTTGCAAAGAGGTCGTTTCAGAGGAGACGTTGATGCCTGATCTTCAATAAAAAGGTGCTAACTTTCAAAAGTCATTCAGACATTTAGTTGCTTTTTAATGTTGTCTGTTCCAAAACCTAGTGAGCTAGACTGGGGATTGTCTCGTTAACAGACCAACAAGggtctgttattttattttggccaTTCGTCCACACATTAGCatctatacattaaaaaaatattttatgacataaccctacagaaaaatccagcttaaaccagcctaggctggttggctggttttagctggttgaccaggctggttttagaggggttttggccacttccaggctggtttccagccatttccagcctggtcttagctggtcaggttggaagatgacctgctaaaaccagcttgaccagccaagctgggagtccagccaaaaccagctatatccagcttaaaccaggctggtcaagctggttttagctggatttagctggtcattttccagcctaaccagctaagaacaggctggaaatggctggaactggccaaaacccctctaaaatttGGCTGgtcaatcagctaaaaccagccaaccagcctaggctggtttaagctggatttttcagcagggaacagAGTGGAAAAATCCTAAAACACCACTCCTAGCATAGTCATGTAATCATCATACCTACCTTGCCACCAGTCTCTAGTATTTCAGCCCATCTCCTGTTTTGTTATTCTCCCAAAAAACTCCCTTAGtttcaccccccccccctctctctcactctctcacaacAACTCACCCCCCAACCGGTCCTCAGCTTTTTAGTATAATCTATAACACCCCTGGATTGCTGACTTTGGTATAATATCCGTTTGCAGCGGTTGTCCAATAGTATCCTGCAGAAACCTAAACATCCCTACCACTCTGCCCAACAACCCcaaagacaaatgttggcaggtatggtaatCATCAACTTTTTGGAAATGATGACATCATTGTACCACGTAAAGATGGAAGATCCTCGGATGTAACAACCGTAAAAACGATAATGGTGGATTACTGAGCTGTGTTTGTAACAGAGCTGTGTTCACATGCTCGCTGCATTCTTTTGCGACTGTCGTGTATCCTGCGGATCTGTCCATGTTGGTTTACAGCACCACATGTAGGTGTGGCATACatattacaccatattaaagctgcggtcacactagagtttgagcttgcgaaattctgttgtatggcgctgcgaaaaggggcgggattaaacacgatgattagacatttaaaaaagcgagtgattggtcaGTGTTTGAAAGTTCTgaccagagaggtcatgttttgatcctcgatcggtctcacgcagtcaagtgatgcgatttcgcaggccAAAGtttaccaagcttaaactttccaaTGCATCGAACTACGGAAAACTGCCGCACGACCTTGcttttccggtctgacgcattcgcgtgcgtatgaatggaagtctctggggagaaaagtgcagtatgACTTAACTCACGCAGTTTTCCTGTGTCCATGTGGATGCTGACATTTCTTGAAAAGATACGCGTTGTAAGTTTTAGAATATGCAAAAGAAAAAACGCCTGGACATCAGCTGGTTAAGCTGACAGCTCTGAGGAAATAAATGTTTTCACCCAGTATTCAAGTATACTGGATTTATGCCTACtagagcaggcatgtccaaacttggtccttgagggccggtgtcctgcaaagtttagttccaaccacaatcagacatatctgggctagctaatcaagctcttactaggctttctagaaacatccctgcaggtgtgttgatgcaagttggagcaaaaatctttaggacaccggccctccaggaccgagtttggacacacctAGAGTCTTACTAGAGAGCTTCCCCAGTCATCTAGCTCACTAGATTTTGAAACAGAGCCTTGCGTTAAACTGAGGTCCATCGTGGATGGTACTGATAGTATGCCAACAACACAACACTGAAAGTAACGTGAAGCTAAAGATTAGCTCTGTCAACATCTGATCTAGATAATAGGTGTATATCAGGGCAGTGTGCAATGACTTTACAGGTCACATGATCAACGAGGAGTGTTTGGCATAGGCTTTAGATAGAAGTGCATGCTGAATGTGCAGGATAGTTAAAGTTGTGactcttttttttcctgcttcatGAAGGATTATTAATGTGGAAATCTCATAAAACATGACAAGAATCTCAATCTGAATTCAAAAGCTGCcaaatatatatgtatggtatgacTGCATTGTGCAGAATACACTGATTTCAGAGCTGCAGTGTCCCTTGAAATAGTTTTGTGAGATTGCACCGTCGGCCCTTCATGTGGTTGTCCACTGATGTGTAGATGTCAGCGTAGCAAAACACTGCTCAACTGTCCCCCATACAGCACTTACGTGAGAAATCACTGTGACCACAGAGACAAAGAACGACCATTCAACCATTTCTCCAAGCATCCGTTCCTTATTTGCATTTCATCACGCCTCTCATATTGATCATATGATTGTGATTTACATCTTTGTCGTCCTCGGACGTCAGTCTGTCAGAGTCTGCTGGGTCAACGTCCCTGTTGGGACAGACCAAGCACACATGCACTCAAAACTAAAGTGTACGTCGACTCCTAAAAGCGCGCTCTTCCTCGATAGTcagcaaacacacattcatagGAATTGCGTCCACCACTTTGTGATCTTTCTTACACGTGTATTCAGTAATGAATAGACTAACAATGGTGCTGAAACGTATAGAATTATATGActgtttgtacttttattttgagaAGTTTGCAC
The nucleotide sequence above comes from Danio rerio strain Tuebingen ecotype United States chromosome 23, GRCz12tu, whole genome shotgun sequence. Encoded proteins:
- the tp53inp2b gene encoding tumor protein p53-inducible nuclear protein 2 isoform X3 — translated: MFQALSSLFFGSVDDVTPELKGPKPCVTEADEEGWLLVNLPEGATAEASPMEDLLIEHPSMSVYVSPGPLPAMEESATSLAGSISRMSESALPAVTRSSLPTRVTRGAAAQAGALAKVTQVSRVQRAKARTERRHLGRNRMQRQNRVREQVQRRATHTRNSFLHQPCQRNICH
- the tp53inp2b gene encoding tumor protein p53-inducible nuclear protein 2 isoform X4, which codes for MFQALSSLFFGSVDDVTPELKGPKPCVTEADEEGWLLVNLPEGATAEASPMEDLLIEHPSMSVYVSPGPLPAMEESATSLAGSIRMSESALPAVTRSSLPTRVTRGAAAQAGALAKVTQVSRVQRAKARTERRHLGRNRMQRQNRVREQVQRRATHTRNSFLHQPCQRNICH